The Ziziphus jujuba cultivar Dongzao chromosome 1, ASM3175591v1 genome segment GTCTTAACTTCGTCTTAGGCCATTGATAATTGGTGAAATCTCTTTGCTGTGTCTTCAAATATAGTGGATGGATGGGCGCTACGGGTAAGAAAAGTTAAATCCTAGGATACGATagaatgatatttaaaaataaaaataaaaaaaggacaaaGGTTATTTTAGGAATTTTGTATATTAGTGCAGTGAGAGAAGAAATTTAGTTGTacaaaaaaacaagaaggaagaaaagaaaatgcgcAGTGCCAGCTCAAGTGGCAGAGCACGTCACAACCCACATTGTGGTGTGACGTTCGAGTCCGTGGAAGGGGAGGGATGCTGGGGGAATAGCCACAccagcaaaaaaaatataaataaatgaataaaagaaaaaaaaattcccctCAAACACCAAACCTAGTAAATAGGCAAGGCCCATCCATgccagatttatttttttattttttgctgtaTAATcagtttcaaaatttccatatcATGCACCACCAAAACGTGGTAAGTGCCAAAAAAAAGGCCCATTATAAAGTAAGCCTGAATGCTTAATATGGAGAAGTCATAGGAGATTTGGAGTAGAGTTACAtggatggaaatttttttaatatctgcaTGAacagcggaaaaaaaaaaaaaaccgaaaaatatctccaaaaaatcaattataatatatatgtaaacattGAGAGAGCATATAAGCTTctataacaaatataatattagagaAGAAAATTTTCTAGTTTAAATGTGAAACGCTGgctatataatgaaaataaaaaatatatttgttagtaTCACAAGCATCTCCCGATAGACACATACATACTTGGTTGAGTTGGTatattttcacatttatttattaaaagttaAGATTTTAGAACATTGACAAACAGAgaattattacaaaataataatatatacgtATTGCATCCTCTTAACATATTATTGGTTAAAGCAATGCTACAGTATCATATAgtctatcaaattatttttcaatatacatgtatcattattaatataatttaaatgtaggataaatataattgatataaaccaattaaataatattaaatgtaCACTTAATAAATAAGTTTGTAAATTTAATCGTGCCTCTAATGTTATTCAATGTACTTgtcttataaatattttaaaaattaactaaaattcTATACTTAGTGTGTGAGACACAtctatattaatctttttatgtaaacatttttgtttggaaaaatctTTTTATATAGCCTTGTGGAACTCACTTGTCAATACAATTCTTTCTTTACGTAACAAAGATATTATAGTAAAAACAATCTTTCTAACATgtctataataattaaatcaataattacattattttaaatcaaatattaatttaacaattCAACCAAACATAATTTTACGATCGTAATTTAGTAGGACAACTTACCCAGACTCTCTTTTGATTTCTATCCTCAGCCAGCTATTTCCCTTCCCAATAGTCTACATATAGAAACCCCGTACCCAACTCCGTAGCCAAAACACACTCTCTCTTTTTCATTCATCACCTGCTCTCTGCTTCTCCAGCTGAGCAAgagcatatataaatacatatatatatatatatatatatatatatacatggcgACCTTCTCATTCTTATACTACATTTTATTGTTGCTCATCTCACTGCTGCTCGTTTCCATTGCAGGTTTTTTGTAATTTCCTCATTATACCTACTTGAACATTAATTAGCAAAAATCACGCTtcttatttctaattaattaacacATATACTCTTTAATTCTTTTTGGATTTCCAGAAGCTGGTACGAAAGTGGTTGATTATGAGCTCCTCAAATCTAAGAACATCGACGGTGTCAAGCTCATCGAGAATTCCATCGCCGCGAAGCCGGATGCGGACCAGAGGCCCAGAGTTGGTGTGTGGCAAAGGCCCATGAAGGGAAAGCGATGCTTCAGAAAGTGCTGGACTATGTTGGTGGAGCAGGGGCTGACTGTGCCCCATTTCTTAAATCTAGTGTCTGTTATGAGCCCAATACCCTGCTGGCCCACACTTCGTATGCTGTCAACAGCTATTATAAAAGGCAAGGTCAAGCAAGTGGCTCTTGTGATTTTAATGGTCCTGCTCATATGGTCACCAAACGACCTAGTACGTATACATGCATAAAATTGTTGCATGATATGTTATATTTTaacttttacattaaaaaagaaTGATGGTTTAAGTTCAAATATAAACGGCCGAGTGGCAAAATCaactttattttcttcataaacATCATGAAGTTGGAAATCGAATTACCCTAttccaatattaaaaaaaataataacaatagtataTAATTCGATGTTATATGATTTGCTATGCTCcttatgtaattatttttcttgttcttgcaGAGTTCGGAAACTGCGAGTTCCCCTAGCGAGTAAAGGGAATAGAGGATTAGCTGGTGGGTTACTTTTGTGCTAGCCATTAAAGATAATTGGTGACTACAATTATGCATTCtacttaatattaattaattgtgataTTGAAAATGGGTGTGGTTGTTATGTCCTTTAATTGCTGTTAGTTTGTCTGTAATAGTATCTGCAAAAATTAAAGTTGGAGCTTACAGAATGATGGAAAGCTTTCTCCATTTCAACTtgcaaggaaataaaaatatggattgAAGAAGGCTCAGCATGGCTTTTGAATTAACCTATGTTTTGGcaggatttttttttggtttaaaaattttatatgaggactaaaagtttttttatgaaaaaataaagatgtttgataaaaatcaataagtatttagtgataaaaaaataaattttttaaagctGTTTTAGAGAAGCCTAAATTTTGAGGTtctctaaaaaaatttatttttttaatcttatatgtaaatttaataagtatttaatacaacttaatgagtatttaatataattttttttctttacaacaaaatatttattagctttttaataattttttttttcaaaaaaatctattataaaaaattctacagactaaagttctatttttatcagctataccaaacggaattttaatcttatttataattaattgatgttTTGGACATTGATATTAGTTTGCATTAAATAACTAATGTTAATTCAttgctctttttgtttttttttttttttttttttttttggtgtgttaTGTAATTGGAAATACATCATGATGAATGAAAGAGCTAGGCGAATATATATCCcaattgtttctttcttttccattctATTTATACCAACCAATCATTTTCATGGtctaaaatatttctcaaaataATCTTCCATTTATAGAAGAACAgcctatttaattaattccCCAGGCGACGAGAAATAACATCTGCAATTACACAGATTGGAACAAGTTGCTTTTTACTCAATCCCTACATTAAGAACCGTTCAATATGTGGAGGGTTATAGCTGGTTAGCAATATAGCACATTGTTATTCTTAACAATATATTTCATCAcattttgtgtatatatttacatctcacaaaataattctTAATACTTTAGACATGACTAAAAATCTGTACAAGTAATTCTTTACACTAGTGGCACAAATCATgattataatatacatatataatctcATAAAGAAGTTGGCAGAATCACATTCTTTATTGTGATTGAAACCAAACCAAAAGACAATGACATATACCGGACCAAATTACATCTGCTGCTCAAGCCAATGTATCAACAATCCGGCCCATGTTATTAATGGATCTACCTCTACCTTTAACGGTTGGTCC includes the following:
- the LOC132804552 gene encoding uncharacterized protein LOC132804552 is translated as MATFSFLYYILLLLISLLLVSIAEAGTKVVDYELLKSKNIDGVKLIENSIAAKPDADQRPRVGVWQRPMKGKRCFRKCWTMLVEQGLTVPHFLNLVSVMSPIPCWPTLRMLSTAIIKGKVKQVALVILMVLLIWSPNDLSSETASSPSE